One Natrinema longum genomic window carries:
- a CDS encoding DUF7344 domain-containing protein, with protein MIPLLTSPESLTAFGERADAVETALDLLANQRRYAVLDHLEGAGGSATLTELAVEIATRETRTEPNVISDHADVSPRDRRAVSISLHHTHIPKLASADVVDYATETETVTLRDRGRTLLDRQNAVSEPV; from the coding sequence ATGATCCCACTACTGACTTCGCCCGAAAGCCTCACGGCGTTCGGTGAGCGTGCCGACGCCGTAGAGACGGCACTGGATCTGTTGGCGAATCAGCGACGGTACGCAGTGTTGGACCACCTCGAGGGGGCCGGCGGGTCCGCGACGCTCACGGAGCTTGCAGTCGAGATCGCGACTCGAGAGACGCGCACGGAGCCGAACGTGATTTCGGATCACGCCGACGTCTCCCCGCGGGATCGACGGGCCGTCAGCATTTCGCTGCACCACACTCACATCCCGAAGTTGGCAAGCGCGGACGTCGTCGATTACGCAACCGAGACGGAAACGGTCACGCTCCGCGATCGCGGACGGACGCTGCTCGACCGGCAGAACGCGGTTTCCGAACCCGTATAA
- a CDS encoding NADPH:quinone reductase yields the protein MRAVRLHEHGDADVLQVDEIDRPEPAADELLVEVAAAGVNPVDTYFRDGSYDPVAVPFTPGVDFAGVVADTGSAVDDFDAGDRVYGTGIGNASSQGAYAEYATVPTDRVVELPADADLTEAGAAGVATVTAWRALIDHADLEPAEYCLIHGGSGGVGHAAVQIGAAVSGRVITTAAEEYHETLVERGAETVLDYARDDLADAVLEASDGGVDVVLDHRLDDYLQFDADVAALGARVVGIGERSPDPGFTNDGTARSKDVSYQFMSVFNTPDLRVPLRGIGYLMTDAVSIDIARTYDLEEAADAQRAVMDDSFLGKLVIEP from the coding sequence ATGCGAGCTGTCCGTCTCCACGAACACGGCGACGCGGATGTACTGCAGGTAGACGAAATCGACCGCCCGGAGCCCGCCGCGGACGAACTCTTAGTCGAGGTCGCGGCTGCGGGGGTCAACCCCGTCGATACCTACTTCCGGGACGGATCGTACGACCCGGTCGCCGTTCCCTTCACGCCGGGCGTCGATTTCGCGGGCGTCGTCGCGGACACCGGATCGGCCGTCGACGACTTCGATGCGGGCGACCGCGTCTACGGCACCGGGATCGGCAACGCCTCCTCGCAGGGAGCCTACGCCGAGTACGCGACGGTCCCGACCGATCGGGTCGTCGAACTCCCCGCCGACGCCGACCTGACCGAAGCGGGGGCCGCGGGCGTCGCGACCGTCACCGCCTGGCGTGCGCTGATCGATCACGCCGACCTCGAGCCCGCCGAGTACTGCCTGATTCACGGGGGATCGGGCGGGGTCGGCCACGCCGCCGTCCAGATCGGTGCTGCCGTGAGCGGCCGGGTGATCACGACGGCCGCCGAGGAGTACCACGAGACGCTGGTCGAGCGAGGGGCGGAAACCGTCCTCGACTACGCGCGCGACGATCTCGCGGACGCCGTCCTCGAGGCGTCGGACGGCGGCGTCGACGTCGTCCTCGATCACCGCCTCGACGACTATCTACAGTTCGACGCGGACGTCGCCGCGCTGGGCGCTCGCGTGGTCGGCATCGGGGAGCGAAGCCCCGATCCGGGCTTCACGAACGACGGTACCGCCCGGTCGAAAGACGTCTCTTACCAGTTCATGAGCGTGTTCAACACGCCGGACCTGCGCGTTCCCCTCCGAGGGATCGGCTACCTCATGACCGACGCGGTCTCGATCGACATCGCGCGGACGTACGACCTCGAGGAAGCCGCCGACGCACAGCGGGCTGTCATGGACGATAGCTTCCTCGGAAAACTCGTCATCGAGCCGTAA
- the nreA gene encoding DNA repair protein NreA, translating into MRLDDYIEDLEPDAEAERRRLAKEKSYAITDHLEEFERQFDDALSGDTLVGSTSPSIFVGRSNYPDIPVGLLSPVGDEAAAEDYVTDGDWYQQGYAIDDVLQRRTGLLNSSKRANVESPSIASRLTPNVDDVWDGFVGVQREVAIADRPVDLEIGLDGKPDLGLDAGTDVATPRGPRATANGAELRENPYVPRPIKKALEDDDWRAEGAMTYLYRRGFDVYDINSILSAGALGQTEQRRLVPTRWSITAVDDAIGKFLRGRIHNAPSIDEVQVWTNEYVGNRYWIVLTPGNWEFELVEMKAPGSIWNPDPHDDVWMASAAEGYEGRSSYVEETAGAYYAARLGVLEHLESIGRQAKCLVLREVSDDYWAPVGVWQVRESVRNAFDGPPGGSDRRSLAGEYGEAETFHEAVSTIATQLPVSEARLRRKSALAAGLQSNLNAFSTRD; encoded by the coding sequence ATGCGCCTCGACGACTACATCGAGGACTTGGAACCCGACGCTGAAGCCGAGCGTCGACGCCTCGCCAAGGAGAAGTCCTACGCGATTACGGATCACCTCGAGGAGTTCGAACGCCAGTTCGACGACGCCCTGAGTGGCGACACGCTCGTCGGCTCGACGTCGCCCTCGATCTTCGTCGGCCGGTCGAACTATCCCGACATTCCCGTGGGACTGCTCTCGCCGGTCGGCGACGAGGCCGCCGCCGAGGACTACGTCACCGACGGCGACTGGTACCAGCAGGGGTACGCCATCGACGACGTGCTCCAGCGGCGGACCGGCCTCCTGAACTCGAGCAAGCGTGCGAACGTCGAGTCGCCGTCCATCGCGAGTCGGCTGACGCCGAACGTCGACGACGTCTGGGACGGTTTCGTCGGCGTCCAACGCGAGGTCGCCATCGCCGATCGGCCGGTCGACCTCGAGATCGGGCTGGACGGCAAACCGGACCTCGGGCTCGATGCGGGGACGGACGTGGCGACGCCGCGTGGTCCCCGCGCGACTGCCAACGGCGCGGAGTTGCGGGAGAACCCCTACGTTCCCCGACCGATCAAGAAGGCCCTGGAGGACGACGACTGGCGGGCGGAAGGGGCGATGACCTACCTCTACCGGCGCGGGTTCGACGTCTACGACATCAACTCGATCCTCTCGGCGGGCGCGCTCGGGCAGACCGAACAGCGCCGGCTGGTGCCCACGCGGTGGTCGATCACCGCGGTGGACGACGCGATCGGCAAGTTCCTGCGCGGTCGCATCCATAACGCGCCCAGCATCGACGAGGTGCAGGTCTGGACCAACGAGTACGTCGGCAACCGCTACTGGATCGTCCTCACGCCCGGGAACTGGGAGTTCGAACTCGTCGAGATGAAAGCACCGGGCAGCATCTGGAACCCCGACCCCCACGACGACGTCTGGATGGCGAGCGCCGCGGAGGGGTACGAGGGGCGCTCGAGTTACGTCGAAGAGACCGCGGGGGCGTACTACGCCGCCCGACTGGGCGTCCTCGAGCACCTCGAGTCGATCGGTCGGCAGGCGAAGTGTCTCGTCTTGCGCGAGGTGTCCGACGACTACTGGGCACCGGTCGGCGTCTGGCAGGTCCGCGAGAGCGTCCGCAACGCGTTCGACGGCCCTCCCGGTGGCAGCGATCGGCGGTCACTCGCCGGGGAGTACGGCGAAGCCGAGACCTTCCACGAGGCCGTGTCGACGATCGCGACGCAGTTGCCTGTCTCGGAGGCACGATTGCGGCGCAAATCGGCACTCGCGGCCGGCTTGCAATCGAACTTGAACGCCTTTTCGACTCGAGACTGA
- a CDS encoding helix-turn-helix transcriptional regulator — protein sequence MVFNTLWTRISSLWSSSGDDSRSGESTATSSEESGEHTEDETLSYAEEIEYGVDERELPDEDKILRLLVKRGGRVDQSTVREETGWSQDRLEEVIDRMEDDDQISAITVGRKRVICRRGFEPNGYRGHLNE from the coding sequence ATGGTATTCAATACACTCTGGACCCGCATTTCGTCTCTCTGGAGCAGTTCGGGCGACGACTCCCGTTCGGGTGAGTCGACGGCGACATCGAGCGAGGAATCGGGCGAGCACACGGAGGACGAGACGTTAAGCTACGCCGAAGAGATCGAGTACGGCGTCGACGAACGCGAACTACCCGACGAGGACAAGATCCTTCGATTACTCGTCAAACGCGGCGGCCGCGTCGACCAATCGACCGTCCGCGAGGAAACCGGCTGGTCCCAGGATCGCCTCGAGGAGGTCATCGACCGCATGGAAGACGACGATCAGATCAGCGCGATCACCGTCGGTCGCAAACGCGTGATCTGCCGGCGCGGGTTCGAACCCAACGGCTATCGCGGCCATCTCAACGAGTAA
- the surE gene encoding 5'/3'-nucleotidase SurE codes for MSDDLEILLTNDDGIDSTGIRALHDALSEHANVTVVAPADDRSACGRSLSHEVQVDERELGYAVHGTPADCVVAGLAELGPFPDLVVAGCNKGANLGEYVLGRSGTISAAVEAAFFDVPAIATSLYVPVDDTPFAEIDVTADEYAEAARVTSYFAEHALEAGVFEHAAYLNINVPLPDGEPAPIEITQPSKRYEMDAERDGAHVTLHDRVWDDMDPGSLPDAAGTDRRAVVEGRISVSPLTAPHSTNHHEVLTELADGYLETVTSGER; via the coding sequence ATGAGCGACGACCTCGAGATCCTGTTGACAAACGACGACGGGATCGACAGCACCGGTATCAGGGCACTGCACGACGCCCTCTCCGAGCACGCCAACGTGACCGTCGTCGCTCCGGCAGACGACCGGAGCGCCTGTGGCCGCTCGCTCTCCCACGAGGTCCAGGTCGACGAACGCGAGTTGGGGTATGCAGTCCACGGAACGCCAGCCGACTGCGTCGTCGCCGGCCTCGCCGAACTCGGCCCCTTCCCCGACCTCGTCGTCGCGGGCTGTAACAAGGGCGCGAACCTCGGGGAGTACGTCCTCGGTCGATCGGGGACGATCAGCGCGGCCGTCGAGGCCGCCTTCTTCGACGTCCCCGCGATCGCGACGTCGCTGTACGTCCCCGTCGACGACACCCCCTTCGCGGAGATCGATGTCACGGCCGACGAGTACGCCGAAGCGGCCCGCGTAACGTCGTATTTCGCCGAGCACGCGCTCGAGGCCGGTGTCTTCGAGCACGCGGCCTATCTCAACATCAACGTCCCGCTCCCGGACGGCGAGCCCGCGCCGATCGAGATCACGCAGCCCTCGAAACGCTACGAGATGGACGCCGAACGCGACGGCGCTCACGTCACGCTCCACGACCGCGTCTGGGACGACATGGATCCCGGCTCGCTACCCGACGCAGCGGGAACGGACCGCCGTGCCGTCGTCGAGGGTCGTATCAGCGTCTCACCGCTGACGGCACCACATTCGACGAACCACCACGAGGTACTCACCGAACTCGCCGACGGCTACCTTGAGACGGTCACGTCGGGCGAGCGCTGA
- a CDS encoding small ribosomal subunit Rsm22 family protein — protein sequence MSDQRESIRSNAKYLRHVRPIDPDEICEYVEGNPHPAVVRQHLREDAAALGLIERDDGTFVPVDDEPVSPRRGPVERFPAPYERRLEDVLADRYGPNWEAGASGDLLRSTIRRFKADYLDGHPVEYDADVAAGYAIYHLPGYYAAIQYALDDLADRGLLGRTLRVLDIGAGVGGPALGLCDYLPDDALLEYHAIEPSAAGDVLEELLAETGRNVHPTIHRTTVEEFDPEAAVSGGDSADGFEPTAPDDGFDLVLACNVLSELDDPVSVARSALEALAPDGTVLAMAPADKNTSVGLRELERELEGERRWAREAVDFDAAAAGDAERYRRGEVTVYGPTVRLWPGETPADRGWSFDVRPDLEVPTFQRRLDEATPDGDDDHAPGEFVNVDVQFSYSLLRLDGRRRIDMALETNEWAKMAEMERHVTERIDLVAAKLSRSLSGGDGNGDRGSGRSNPLFKISDGSEDTDHYAVVTNETALNRPLLEADYGDVCSFEGALALWNDDEEAYNLVVDEETIVDRIA from the coding sequence ATGAGCGATCAACGCGAATCGATCCGATCGAACGCGAAGTATCTCCGTCACGTCCGACCGATCGATCCCGACGAGATCTGCGAGTACGTCGAGGGGAACCCCCATCCCGCGGTCGTCCGACAACACCTCCGCGAGGACGCCGCGGCCCTCGGGCTGATCGAGCGCGACGACGGCACGTTCGTCCCGGTCGACGACGAGCCGGTTTCGCCCCGTCGGGGGCCGGTCGAGCGATTCCCCGCACCCTACGAGCGACGACTCGAGGACGTACTCGCCGACCGGTACGGCCCGAACTGGGAGGCGGGTGCCTCCGGTGACCTCCTTCGGTCGACGATCCGCCGGTTCAAGGCCGACTATCTCGACGGTCACCCCGTCGAATACGACGCGGACGTCGCGGCCGGCTACGCGATCTATCACCTGCCGGGGTACTACGCGGCGATCCAGTACGCGCTCGACGACCTGGCGGATCGCGGACTGCTCGGTCGGACCCTTCGCGTGCTCGATATCGGTGCCGGCGTCGGGGGTCCCGCGCTGGGGCTGTGTGATTACCTCCCCGACGATGCCTTGCTCGAGTATCACGCGATCGAGCCAAGCGCCGCCGGGGACGTGCTCGAGGAGTTGCTCGCGGAGACGGGACGGAACGTCCACCCGACGATTCACCGGACGACTGTGGAGGAATTCGACCCCGAAGCGGCCGTCAGTGGGGGCGACTCGGCCGACGGATTCGAGCCGACCGCGCCCGACGACGGGTTCGATCTCGTCCTCGCCTGTAACGTTCTGAGCGAACTCGACGACCCGGTTTCGGTCGCGCGATCCGCCCTCGAAGCGCTGGCTCCCGATGGCACCGTCCTCGCGATGGCCCCTGCGGACAAGAACACCAGCGTCGGACTACGCGAACTCGAACGCGAACTCGAGGGGGAACGCCGCTGGGCTCGGGAGGCCGTCGATTTCGATGCGGCCGCCGCCGGGGACGCGGAGCGGTACCGACGCGGCGAGGTGACGGTCTACGGACCCACCGTTCGGCTCTGGCCCGGCGAGACGCCCGCCGATCGGGGCTGGTCGTTCGACGTGCGGCCCGACCTCGAGGTGCCGACGTTCCAGCGCCGCCTCGACGAGGCGACGCCGGACGGCGACGACGACCACGCGCCCGGCGAGTTCGTCAACGTCGACGTCCAGTTTTCCTACTCGCTGCTCCGACTCGATGGCCGGCGGCGGATCGACATGGCCCTCGAGACGAACGAGTGGGCGAAGATGGCCGAGATGGAGCGCCACGTCACCGAGCGGATCGACCTCGTCGCGGCGAAACTCAGCCGATCGTTGAGCGGCGGCGACGGGAACGGCGATCGCGGGAGCGGGCGATCGAACCCCCTGTTCAAGATCAGCGACGGCAGCGAGGACACCGACCACTACGCCGTCGTCACGAACGAGACCGCGCTCAACCGACCGCTGCTCGAGGCCGACTACGGCGACGTCTGTTCGTTCGAGGGGGCCCTCGCGCTCTGGAACGACGACGAGGAGGCCTACAATCTGGTCGTCGACGAGGAGACGATCGTCGACCGGATCGCCTGA
- a CDS encoding prephenate dehydrogenase/arogenate dehydrogenase family protein produces the protein MDVLIVGAGAMGRWFGAAIDARIAFADIDRDAAAAAAESVGGDSADLEGETAYDVVCLAVPMTHVTDAISEQAGRARRAIVDVSGVMEPAIAAMKRHAPALERVSLHPLFAPERAPGSIAVVRDRSGPVTDELLARLEARGNGLLETTAAEHDEAMETVQAATHAAVLSFALAAESVPEGFETPIYEGLRRLAGQVTGGTPRVYADIQTTFDGADAVADAAAEIAAADADELEALYREAAGTWHAGIGDRRDDEIGGDSE, from the coding sequence ATGGACGTACTGATCGTCGGTGCGGGCGCGATGGGACGGTGGTTCGGGGCGGCGATCGACGCCCGAATCGCGTTCGCCGACATCGACCGGGACGCGGCGGCCGCCGCAGCCGAGTCGGTGGGCGGCGACAGCGCCGACCTCGAGGGCGAGACGGCCTACGACGTCGTCTGCCTCGCGGTGCCGATGACCCACGTGACCGACGCGATCAGCGAGCAAGCCGGGCGGGCACGACGGGCGATCGTCGATGTCTCGGGCGTGATGGAGCCCGCGATCGCCGCCATGAAGCGACACGCGCCGGCCCTCGAACGGGTGAGTCTGCACCCGCTTTTCGCACCCGAACGGGCACCCGGATCGATCGCGGTCGTCCGCGATCGGTCGGGGCCGGTCACCGACGAGTTGCTGGCCCGACTCGAGGCCCGAGGGAACGGGTTGCTCGAGACGACGGCCGCGGAGCACGACGAGGCCATGGAGACGGTCCAGGCGGCGACCCACGCCGCGGTCCTTTCGTTTGCGCTCGCGGCGGAGTCGGTGCCGGAGGGGTTCGAGACGCCGATATACGAGGGGTTGCGGCGGCTCGCGGGGCAAGTGACCGGCGGTACGCCGCGGGTGTACGCCGACATTCAGACGACGTTCGACGGTGCCGACGCGGTCGCCGACGCCGCAGCCGAAATCGCGGCCGCCGACGCCGACGAACTCGAGGCGCTGTATCGGGAGGCGGCGGGGACCTGGCACGCGGGAATCGGGGACCGACGCGACGACGAGATCGGAGGTGATTCGGAATGA
- a CDS encoding histidine kinase N-terminal 7TM domain-containing protein, whose product MNTTQLTPVVLATGAVLVVLTTYPYLATAIAYRDRDNGLSYILFLMGVAVWNGLFAAQVLDPSPVVKGFFFSIATLGAVLAGLGWLLFASTASSTPALPAQRTVYRLVALLAGLEIALAITNPAHALYWDIPGKTAATLAFTVIEPNVGYWLHTAFLVALFGAGSVLFGLAWRRGTDVRYTRTYALAGAATTVAIVGSNVFLAGTASIAPLIAGALTTIGWVQAQQKRYLRLPLPYRWIGNFLR is encoded by the coding sequence ATGAACACTACCCAGTTGACGCCCGTGGTGCTCGCAACTGGGGCTGTGCTCGTCGTCCTGACGACCTATCCGTATCTGGCGACCGCGATCGCCTACCGGGACCGCGACAACGGCCTCTCGTACATTCTGTTTCTCATGGGCGTCGCGGTCTGGAACGGCTTGTTTGCCGCACAGGTCCTCGATCCGAGCCCGGTCGTGAAAGGGTTCTTCTTCAGTATCGCGACGCTGGGAGCCGTCTTGGCCGGGCTGGGGTGGTTGTTGTTCGCCAGCACGGCCAGCAGCACGCCGGCGCTTCCCGCTCAGCGGACGGTCTATCGGCTCGTCGCACTGCTGGCCGGCCTCGAGATCGCGCTCGCGATAACCAACCCGGCACACGCGCTGTACTGGGATATTCCAGGGAAAACGGCTGCCACACTGGCCTTTACCGTGATCGAACCCAACGTCGGCTACTGGCTGCATACGGCGTTTCTCGTCGCGTTGTTCGGAGCCGGATCAGTCCTCTTTGGCCTCGCCTGGCGACGCGGGACCGACGTTCGATACACGCGCACCTACGCTCTCGCCGGGGCCGCGACGACCGTCGCGATCGTCGGCAGCAACGTCTTCCTCGCCGGAACCGCATCGATCGCGCCGCTGATCGCCGGCGCACTCACGACGATCGGCTGGGTGCAAGCCCAGCAGAAACGATACCTCCGGCTCCCCCTCCCGTATCGCTGGATCGGGAACTTTCTGCGTTGA
- a CDS encoding NAD(P)/FAD-dependent oxidoreductase: MERIGVVGAGAAAAAATEGLERTAAETEITVLEKSRGLCGRAATRRRDDVVYDYGANYVTSDDERVVDLLTETVDADGLVDITDPVWTFDRDGDVSPGEDRDGHKWTYRQGLTQIAKRLFDRTDATIHRETRIETLHRTADGEDGVWHLEDTDGTRWGPFETLLLSPPAPQTASLLRSADWDADERDRLVEAVEGVPYRTVWTGVFHYPFELERPYYALVNTDKDHEIGWIGREECKPGHVPDGESLLIVQANHEWSVDRYDEPPAANEERLAALTADLLDDQRLRDPDWTDHQGWRYALPEAAVPEGPLQRAQAAGLYCLGDWVAGEARLHAALRNGIETAEQISTA, encoded by the coding sequence ATGGAACGAATCGGAGTCGTCGGCGCGGGAGCGGCCGCGGCGGCCGCAACCGAGGGGCTCGAGCGAACGGCGGCCGAGACGGAGATCACGGTCCTCGAGAAATCACGCGGGCTCTGCGGGCGGGCCGCGACGAGGCGTCGGGACGACGTCGTCTACGACTACGGGGCGAACTACGTCACGTCCGACGACGAACGGGTCGTCGACCTGTTGACCGAAACCGTCGACGCCGACGGGCTGGTCGACATCACCGACCCGGTGTGGACGTTTGACCGGGACGGCGACGTTTCGCCGGGCGAGGACCGCGACGGGCACAAGTGGACCTACCGACAGGGATTGACACAGATCGCAAAGCGGCTGTTCGATCGAACCGACGCGACCATCCACCGGGAGACCCGGATCGAGACGCTGCACCGAACCGCCGACGGCGAGGACGGCGTCTGGCACCTCGAGGACACCGACGGGACCCGCTGGGGCCCGTTCGAGACGCTCCTCTTGAGCCCGCCGGCACCACAGACCGCCTCGCTCCTCCGCTCGGCCGACTGGGACGCCGACGAACGCGACCGCCTCGTCGAGGCCGTCGAGGGGGTTCCCTATCGGACGGTCTGGACCGGAGTCTTTCACTATCCCTTCGAACTCGAGCGACCCTACTACGCGCTCGTGAACACCGACAAAGACCACGAAATCGGCTGGATCGGCCGCGAGGAGTGCAAACCCGGTCACGTCCCCGACGGCGAGTCGCTGCTGATCGTCCAGGCCAACCACGAGTGGTCGGTCGACCGGTACGACGAGCCACCGGCGGCGAACGAAGAGCGCCTCGCGGCGCTGACCGCCGACCTCCTCGACGACCAGCGCCTGCGTGACCCCGACTGGACCGACCACCAGGGGTGGCGGTACGCGTTACCCGAAGCCGCCGTCCCAGAGGGTCCCTTGCAGCGTGCTCAGGCGGCGGGGCTGTACTGTCTGGGCGACTGGGTTGCCGGCGAGGCGCGACTCCACGCAGCGCTCCGGAACGGGATCGAAACCGCCGAGCAAATATCGACCGCATAA
- the trkA gene encoding Trk system potassium transporter TrkA, which translates to MRVLVVGAGDVGSNIAASLDDDHHVVVIDTDPDRISSITYSHDVLAMEGDGTSIETLRDAGIERADMVIASTDIDETNIVVCGAAKAVSDPFTIARVRKTTLFGTWTQSEGAFGVDFMVSTNLQTAETIVRIAGLPGAHDVETFADGLVRMAEFEIGSDSPIAGETVSEADRFEALTFAALLRDSDVIIPQGDTEIRDGDAVVVIGSKESVRAFAGSLSPEPTLEDAREIVVVGGTDIGYQAARLFEAEGLEPRLVERDPGRARELAEQLPGTLVLESDATDIDFLVREHVDDSDIVVAALESDEKNLLVSLLAKRIGVKRTIGIVESGEYVDLFETVGIDVAVNPRLVTSEEITRFTRKQRTENVAMLESDRAEVLEIEVDADSVLFERRIQDAMAGLPAAVVVGAISRDGELITPRGETIVEAGDHVVVFVDTDVLETVIEAL; encoded by the coding sequence ATGCGTGTGCTCGTCGTCGGTGCGGGCGACGTTGGCTCGAACATCGCGGCGAGCCTCGACGACGATCACCACGTGGTCGTGATCGATACGGACCCCGATCGGATTAGTTCGATCACCTACTCCCACGACGTACTCGCGATGGAGGGTGACGGCACCTCGATCGAGACGCTCAGGGACGCCGGCATCGAGCGGGCGGATATGGTCATCGCGAGCACTGACATCGACGAGACCAACATCGTCGTCTGCGGTGCGGCGAAGGCGGTCAGCGATCCGTTCACGATCGCTCGGGTCAGGAAGACGACGTTGTTCGGGACTTGGACGCAGTCCGAGGGGGCGTTCGGCGTCGATTTCATGGTCAGCACCAACCTGCAGACCGCCGAGACGATCGTCCGGATCGCCGGCCTTCCCGGGGCACACGACGTCGAAACGTTCGCCGACGGGCTCGTTCGGATGGCCGAGTTCGAGATCGGATCCGACAGCCCGATCGCCGGTGAGACGGTCTCCGAGGCCGACCGATTCGAGGCACTGACCTTCGCAGCCTTGCTGCGTGATAGCGACGTCATCATTCCCCAGGGCGACACCGAGATCAGGGACGGCGATGCCGTGGTCGTCATCGGCTCCAAGGAGAGCGTCCGTGCGTTCGCGGGTTCGCTGTCGCCGGAACCGACGCTCGAGGACGCACGCGAGATCGTCGTCGTCGGCGGGACGGATATCGGCTACCAGGCGGCGCGACTCTTCGAAGCGGAGGGACTCGAGCCGCGACTGGTCGAGCGCGATCCCGGGCGGGCGCGGGAACTGGCCGAGCAGTTGCCGGGGACGCTGGTCCTGGAAAGCGACGCGACGGATATCGACTTCCTCGTCCGGGAACACGTCGACGACTCCGACATCGTCGTGGCTGCCCTCGAGAGCGACGAGAAGAACCTGCTCGTCTCCCTGCTGGCAAAGCGGATCGGCGTCAAACGAACCATCGGGATCGTCGAGTCCGGCGAATACGTCGACCTCTTCGAGACGGTCGGCATCGACGTGGCCGTCAATCCCAGGCTCGTCACCTCCGAAGAGATCACTCGATTCACCCGCAAGCAGCGGACCGAAAACGTCGCCATGCTCGAGTCCGATCGCGCGGAGGTCCTCGAGATCGAAGTCGACGCCGATAGCGTCCTCTTCGAGCGACGGATTCAGGACGCGATGGCCGGCCTGCCCGCTGCCGTGGTCGTCGGCGCGATCAGTCGCGACGGGGAGTTGATCACCCCACGTGGCGAGACGATAGTCGAAGCCGGCGACCACGTGGTCGTCTTCGTCGATACCGACGTGCTGGAGACGGTGATCGAGGCGTTGTGA
- a CDS encoding SRPBCC family protein, producing MDRILLSTLAHRSPEEVFPYVRSFTDYPRYTDHLREVRVDGDGDVGSVYDLELAWWKLSYTARSRVTDISAPESLSWQLVNDIDAHGEWRVRPEPEAAPPDVETASRIFFEARYDPYSADKNAISLPRFVSLDWVIEKVEPKLLEEARTVVERLVADIEGRRREVELTVHELP from the coding sequence GTGGACAGAATTCTCCTCAGTACGCTCGCCCATCGGTCGCCCGAGGAGGTCTTTCCGTACGTGCGCTCCTTTACCGACTACCCCCGCTATACGGACCACCTTCGAGAGGTCCGGGTCGACGGCGACGGCGACGTCGGCTCCGTCTACGACCTCGAGTTGGCGTGGTGGAAACTCAGCTATACGGCTCGTTCGAGGGTGACCGATATTTCGGCCCCGGAATCGCTGTCGTGGCAGCTGGTCAACGATATCGACGCCCACGGCGAGTGGCGCGTGAGACCGGAGCCGGAGGCCGCGCCGCCGGACGTTGAGACGGCGAGTCGGATCTTCTTCGAGGCTCGCTATGACCCCTACTCGGCCGACAAAAACGCGATCTCCCTCCCGCGGTTCGTTTCGCTGGACTGGGTCATCGAGAAGGTCGAGCCCAAGCTACTCGAGGAAGCCCGGACCGTCGTCGAACGACTGGTCGCGGATATCGAGGGCCGCAGGCGCGAGGTCGAGTTGACGGTTCACGAACTGCCCTGA